In Gemmatimonas sp., the following are encoded in one genomic region:
- a CDS encoding aldo/keto reductase, with protein sequence MRHPFGEGPVHSQRTNTEARYYPERPFALPPRTLDSIMINRRDFIGLSAGLGASLGLSPRLLAALNSLPQGQLLQRAIPSTGEMIPVIGLGSSATFATVARAEDASALKAVFQAMADRGARVFDTAPSYGASEVVAGGIVNELGIANKLFWAAKVNVAGRGGAQADPAAARAQIEKSFTIFKQPKIDLMQVHNMGDPATQLPIVREFKKAGRVRYVGITTTFPNQYAQLIEVMRNEPLDFIGVDYAADNRDVEDVILPLAIEKKIAVLAYAPFGRTSLFRRAAGKELPAFAKEFDATTWAQFFLKFTLTHPAITAVTPATSQAKNMIDNIGGGIGRLPTAAHRKQIIEFVDALPPLPGR encoded by the coding sequence ATGAGACACCCGTTCGGGGAAGGACCTGTCCATAGCCAGCGGACGAACACCGAAGCACGTTACTACCCGGAACGCCCGTTCGCCCTCCCGCCCCGCACGCTGGACTCGATCATGATCAATCGTCGCGATTTCATCGGCCTCTCCGCCGGACTCGGCGCCTCGCTCGGCCTCTCGCCTCGCCTGCTCGCCGCCCTCAACAGCCTCCCGCAGGGTCAGCTGCTGCAGCGCGCTATTCCCAGCACCGGCGAGATGATCCCGGTAATCGGACTCGGGAGCTCGGCCACCTTCGCCACCGTGGCGCGGGCCGAGGACGCCAGCGCGCTCAAGGCGGTCTTTCAGGCCATGGCCGATCGCGGCGCACGTGTGTTCGACACCGCCCCGAGCTACGGCGCCTCCGAGGTGGTGGCCGGCGGCATCGTGAACGAACTCGGCATCGCCAACAAGCTGTTCTGGGCCGCCAAAGTGAACGTGGCCGGTCGCGGTGGGGCACAAGCCGATCCCGCGGCCGCGCGCGCGCAGATCGAGAAGTCGTTTACGATCTTCAAGCAGCCCAAGATCGATCTCATGCAGGTGCACAACATGGGCGACCCGGCCACGCAGCTGCCTATCGTGCGCGAGTTCAAGAAGGCCGGCCGCGTGCGCTACGTGGGCATCACGACCACGTTCCCGAATCAGTACGCGCAGCTCATCGAGGTCATGCGCAACGAGCCGCTCGATTTCATCGGCGTGGACTACGCCGCCGACAATCGCGATGTAGAAGACGTGATCCTGCCGCTCGCCATTGAGAAGAAGATCGCGGTGCTGGCCTACGCGCCGTTCGGACGCACCAGCCTGTTCCGTCGCGCGGCGGGCAAGGAACTGCCGGCCTTCGCCAAGGAATTCGACGCCACCACCTGGGCGCAGTTCTTCCTCAAGTTCACGCTCACGCACCCGGCCATCACGGCGGTCACGCCGGCCACGAGTCAGGCCAAGAACATGATCGACAACATCGGTGGCGGTATCGGTCGGCTGCCCACAGCCGCGCACCGCAAGCAGATCATCGAGTTCGTGGACGCCTTACCGCCGCTGCCGGGGCGCTGA
- a CDS encoding GNAT family N-acetyltransferase, with product MITTARLALDQFTYSDAPFIVALLTDPDWLRYIGDRGVRTVDDARGYLENGPMASYATNGFGLYRVSLRESGVPIGMCGLLKRDALPVVDIGFAFLPAYRGQGYAFEAAAAIVADARDRLGLTRILAIVTPENVGSIRVLQKLGMIQDGEIQMQAGGDALCLFVTPAQCE from the coding sequence ATGATCACGACCGCGCGCCTCGCGCTCGACCAGTTCACCTACAGCGACGCGCCGTTCATCGTCGCGCTGCTCACCGACCCCGATTGGCTGCGCTATATCGGCGATCGCGGTGTGCGCACCGTAGACGACGCGCGCGGCTATCTCGAGAACGGACCGATGGCGTCCTACGCGACGAACGGGTTCGGCCTGTACCGCGTGTCGCTGCGGGAGAGCGGCGTACCGATCGGGATGTGTGGACTGCTCAAGCGAGACGCGCTGCCCGTCGTCGATATCGGATTCGCCTTCCTGCCGGCGTATCGCGGGCAGGGGTACGCGTTCGAAGCGGCGGCCGCGATCGTTGCCGACGCCCGTGACAGGCTGGGGCTGACGCGAATCCTGGCGATCGTCACGCCGGAGAATGTCGGCTCGATCCGGGTCCTGCAGAAACTCGGGATGATTCAGGACGGCGAAATCCAGATGCAGGCGGGCGGGGATGCGCTCTGTCTGTTCGTCACCCCGGCCCAATGCGAATAA